The following proteins come from a genomic window of Gimesia sp.:
- a CDS encoding sigma-54 dependent transcriptional regulator, whose translation MQLNRSILIVEDEEVIRSSLAEFLTSEGYETMQASTVAKALELARDRDFNVAICDVQLPDGDGIELLRRLQNIKPSIFVLIITAYATVENTISAFKAGAFDYLVKPVIFDDLSHKLNRLFEYQKIFYENQILRRELARSPGIEDIVGSSKALQKLQSTIRKIAATNSNVLLSGESGTGKELFARSIHSNGPNREQRFLAVNCGMRPIELLESQLFGSAASSLQYPQAEQTGVFKNADGGTVYLDEISQLPLGTQGKLLRAIEYGEILPLGSAEPVKVDVRLIASTTRDLAEMVKTGEFEQDLFYRLDGMKIHIPALRERVDDIPELVEYFLAKHSRKMGKRVTGATSETIRALMSAEWKGNVRQLDNAIERAVMMCDDTLICLNDLPPELHQNEPPLPDVDDLRLALRHYERMHITRVLKDSADKREAAKRLKLGLSSLYRKIEELDIELE comes from the coding sequence GTGCAACTCAACCGCTCGATACTGATTGTCGAAGATGAAGAAGTCATCCGCAGCTCGCTGGCCGAATTTCTGACCAGCGAAGGCTACGAAACCATGCAGGCTTCGACCGTGGCCAAAGCACTGGAGCTGGCCCGGGATCGGGATTTCAACGTCGCTATCTGCGACGTGCAGCTTCCGGACGGAGATGGAATTGAACTGCTCCGCCGGTTGCAGAATATCAAGCCGAGTATTTTCGTACTGATCATCACAGCGTACGCGACCGTCGAAAATACAATCTCCGCGTTCAAGGCGGGGGCGTTTGACTACCTGGTAAAACCGGTGATCTTTGACGACCTGTCTCACAAGCTGAACCGGCTGTTTGAATATCAGAAAATTTTCTACGAGAATCAGATTCTCCGACGGGAACTGGCCCGCAGCCCCGGTATTGAAGACATTGTCGGCAGCAGTAAGGCACTGCAGAAACTGCAGAGCACAATCCGCAAGATCGCGGCTACGAACTCCAATGTGCTGCTCTCAGGGGAATCGGGGACGGGAAAAGAACTGTTTGCCCGCTCGATTCACTCGAATGGTCCCAATCGCGAACAACGTTTTCTGGCCGTGAACTGTGGCATGCGGCCCATTGAGCTGCTGGAGTCGCAGCTGTTTGGATCCGCGGCCAGTTCGCTGCAGTATCCACAGGCGGAGCAGACCGGCGTCTTCAAGAATGCCGACGGCGGTACGGTCTACCTGGATGAGATCTCACAGCTTCCTCTGGGTACCCAGGGCAAACTGCTGCGTGCCATTGAGTACGGTGAGATCCTGCCACTGGGAAGTGCGGAGCCAGTGAAAGTCGATGTGCGGCTCATCGCTTCCACGACGCGCGATCTGGCAGAGATGGTCAAGACCGGCGAATTCGAGCAGGATCTGTTCTATCGGCTGGATGGGATGAAAATTCATATCCCGGCACTGCGTGAGCGGGTGGACGATATCCCCGAGCTGGTTGAATATTTTCTCGCCAAACATTCGCGCAAGATGGGCAAGCGGGTTACCGGGGCGACCAGTGAAACGATTCGGGCGTTGATGTCAGCCGAATGGAAAGGAAATGTCCGCCAGTTGGACAATGCCATCGAACGGGCGGTGATGATGTGCGACGACACATTGATCTGCCTGAATGACCTGCCGCCCGAACTGCATCAGAATGAGCCACCATTGCCGGACGTCGATGACCTGCGACTGGCGTTGCGTCATTACGAGCGAATGCACATCACCCGCGTACTCAAGGACAGTGCCGACAAACGCGAGGCTGCCAAACGGCTCAAACTGGGACTGTCGAGTCTGTACCGTAAGATTGAAGAACTCGATATCGAACTCGAATAA
- a CDS encoding polysaccharide biosynthesis tyrosine autokinase, with protein MNTEFQPLEPNSDLDFDGMEDATTNASAPGVDIVRLLFRNKYLIVGGLLAGLLLGQAAYMKLGPVFSANTKIQVSQKNPVPIKEGEVQTFGELTAHIDVIKSPRIVGQAVKAAKLTELPSLKGEKDPAQEIIDSLKVKRLSGTDRTFLNILNLTYENKNSHDAKVIMQAIVDAYQHYLDEVRDQNTGEIIDQLNKANESILSDLEKKKQEYKEFRKDAPLYWENTPGSEAAVAGSTNMHQERVKTIDNERRQNLLKLTELKSKINTLKSAIASGESKETLELLAQQFLMGQARGQAGATTGGVESQAIAPGNTQVERARLALETHLMPLLIQKNRLERDYKKNHPDLDAVNRSIDTIINLYRRQGIEISADNLESGEFQVSKMKDVDFVNIYLKSMEQQMKELENRETELTRLFDQETELAKKVGNYQVVDQAYNEEIAQLKTQRESIFKQLLLEKVAQGNSGYTMTQLSPVKDELVIKRQLKFLMAGGAAGLGLILAFSYFREMRDTTMKSVDEIRNLLHLPMLGEIPQFTEEPAHMDDSQFDSALWYYYRPASREAEAYRSLRTSLLLKTERCGAKVLQVTSAEPGDGKTTSVSNLALAIAQTGRKVLIIDADLRRPTVHKLFGINNAVGLGDVLAQEIDAQTSIRETRISNLSILTAGMLPESPSEMLMSRRFAEMVNQLRNEYDYILIDTPPLVVVSDPSVISSTVDGVLLVVRIDKNRRGVIRKVQQIIQTNGIKITGLIANNVITNSLVGYDYIDNEGYQAYFEKPAPEPTKPAAKPAKTEVTS; from the coding sequence GTGAATACTGAATTTCAGCCTCTCGAACCTAATTCCGATCTCGACTTCGATGGAATGGAAGATGCAACCACGAATGCTTCCGCTCCGGGAGTGGATATCGTCCGGCTGCTCTTCAGAAATAAATACCTGATCGTCGGGGGACTGCTGGCCGGTCTGTTACTGGGACAGGCTGCCTACATGAAACTGGGACCTGTCTTTTCTGCGAATACCAAGATCCAGGTCTCACAGAAAAACCCGGTTCCCATCAAAGAGGGAGAGGTTCAGACTTTCGGGGAACTGACAGCACACATTGACGTCATCAAGAGTCCCCGGATTGTCGGTCAGGCTGTCAAAGCGGCCAAACTCACAGAGCTGCCTTCGCTCAAGGGAGAAAAGGATCCTGCCCAGGAAATCATCGATTCTCTTAAGGTCAAGCGGCTCTCGGGAACTGACCGGACATTTCTGAATATCCTGAATCTGACTTACGAGAATAAGAATTCTCACGATGCCAAAGTCATTATGCAGGCAATCGTGGATGCGTATCAGCATTACCTGGATGAGGTGCGTGATCAGAATACGGGCGAAATTATTGACCAGTTGAATAAGGCCAATGAGTCGATTTTGTCTGATTTGGAAAAGAAGAAACAGGAATACAAAGAGTTCCGCAAAGATGCCCCCCTGTATTGGGAAAACACCCCCGGTTCGGAAGCCGCTGTAGCGGGCAGTACGAACATGCATCAGGAACGCGTGAAAACAATCGACAATGAACGGCGTCAGAACCTGCTTAAACTGACCGAGTTGAAATCGAAGATCAATACTCTCAAGTCAGCCATCGCCAGCGGAGAATCCAAAGAGACCCTCGAACTGCTGGCGCAACAGTTCCTGATGGGCCAGGCCCGCGGACAGGCGGGAGCCACCACCGGCGGTGTCGAATCTCAGGCAATTGCACCGGGTAACACTCAGGTGGAACGGGCACGCCTCGCACTCGAAACTCATCTCATGCCGCTGCTGATTCAAAAGAATCGCCTCGAACGGGATTACAAAAAGAATCATCCGGACCTGGATGCCGTCAATCGCAGCATCGACACGATCATCAACCTCTATCGTCGCCAGGGAATCGAAATCTCTGCTGATAATCTGGAGTCGGGAGAATTCCAGGTATCGAAAATGAAAGATGTTGACTTCGTAAACATCTATCTGAAGTCGATGGAACAGCAGATGAAAGAACTGGAAAACCGTGAAACCGAACTGACCCGGCTGTTTGACCAGGAAACGGAACTGGCCAAAAAAGTCGGTAACTACCAGGTCGTGGACCAGGCGTACAACGAAGAAATCGCACAACTCAAAACGCAGCGGGAAAGTATCTTTAAACAGCTGCTGCTTGAAAAAGTGGCCCAAGGCAACAGCGGTTATACCATGACGCAGCTGTCACCCGTCAAAGACGAACTGGTCATCAAGCGACAGTTGAAATTCCTGATGGCAGGCGGCGCTGCAGGTCTGGGGCTGATACTCGCGTTCTCTTACTTCCGCGAAATGCGGGATACGACCATGAAATCGGTCGATGAAATTCGCAACCTGTTACACCTGCCGATGCTGGGTGAAATTCCCCAGTTCACAGAGGAACCGGCACACATGGATGACAGTCAGTTCGATTCAGCTCTCTGGTATTACTATCGACCCGCATCCCGGGAAGCGGAAGCCTATCGGTCTCTGCGCACCTCGTTGCTGTTGAAAACCGAACGCTGCGGTGCGAAGGTGTTGCAGGTGACCAGTGCTGAACCCGGAGACGGCAAGACAACATCTGTTTCCAACCTGGCCCTGGCGATTGCCCAGACAGGCCGAAAAGTGCTGATCATCGACGCCGATTTGCGAAGGCCAACCGTACACAAACTGTTCGGAATCAATAACGCCGTCGGTCTGGGAGATGTTCTGGCCCAGGAAATTGATGCCCAGACCTCGATCCGCGAAACCCGCATCAGTAATCTGTCGATCCTGACAGCAGGAATGTTGCCAGAGAGCCCTTCAGAAATGCTGATGTCACGCCGCTTTGCTGAAATGGTCAATCAGCTGCGGAATGAATACGATTACATCCTGATCGATACACCGCCCCTGGTGGTGGTCAGCGATCCCTCTGTGATCTCCTCGACGGTCGACGGAGTATTACTTGTCGTGCGCATCGACAAGAACCGACGCGGCGTGATTCGCAAGGTGCAGCAGATCATCCAGACCAACGGCATTAAGATCACTGGTCTGATCGCCAACAACGTCATTACCAACTCGCTGGTCGGCTATGATTACATCGACAACGAAGGCTATCAGGCCTACTTCGAAAAGCCGGCACCTGAGCCAACAAAGCCGGCTGCAAAACCTGCGAAGACTGAAGTCACAAGCTGA